The proteins below are encoded in one region of Shinella zoogloeoides:
- a CDS encoding type IV secretion system protein — protein sequence MNKLLVVTAALAFSTPALADIPVIDNTNLAIAKKNAENTGEIMKTNTNILEKTKEILGALSGSRDGSMGISSTGLGGNMSVAAAPSFSSIMNGGTLSFGGLGSDAQNIAATLINGLQLVKQVKAIIDGDDVGAMNNAFSGAVNTVALLSALTQQAQKGVSQREQSLQSATGQIGSAEDVKGSVDANTRMQLETARTINELIGVSNGAVSALNTEMQMRLTQQSETAKMLQYKDVNPFK from the coding sequence ATGAACAAGCTTCTCGTCGTCACCGCCGCCCTTGCCTTCTCGACGCCGGCGCTCGCCGACATCCCGGTGATCGACAACACCAATCTCGCCATCGCCAAGAAGAACGCCGAGAACACCGGCGAAATCATGAAGACCAACACCAACATCCTGGAAAAGACCAAGGAGATCCTCGGCGCGCTGTCCGGCAGCCGCGACGGATCGATGGGCATTTCCTCGACCGGCCTCGGCGGCAATATGTCGGTCGCGGCCGCGCCGTCCTTCTCGTCGATCATGAACGGCGGCACGCTGTCCTTCGGCGGGCTTGGCTCTGACGCGCAGAATATCGCCGCCACGCTGATCAACGGCCTTCAGCTCGTCAAGCAGGTCAAGGCGATCATCGACGGTGACGATGTCGGCGCGATGAACAACGCGTTTTCCGGCGCGGTCAACACCGTCGCCCTGCTCTCCGCGCTGACACAGCAGGCGCAGAAGGGCGTGTCGCAGCGCGAGCAATCTCTTCAGTCTGCCACCGGCCAGATCGGCTCGGCCGAGGACGTCAAGGGCTCGGTCGACGCCAACACGCGCATGCAGCTGGAGACGGCGCGCACGATCAACGAGTTGATCGGCGTCTCGAATGGTGCGGTCTCGGCGCTCAACACTGAGATGCAGATGCGGCTGACGCAGCAATCGGAGACCGCCAAGATGCTGCAATACAAAGACGTCAACCCGTTCAAGTGA
- a CDS encoding type IV secretion system protein, with product MAATTIISDIFSKLDAIGETFIKNAYDGLALQVNVLFGAMLTLYVIWWGYMILAGREGFSVPDAAWRLGRAFFIYYMATNWGAFSATLYKLVQAVPNLISDTIIESIAGAGGILDGGTDDTTGVVKILDAVFETAGKVYEQVATGTFEYVGALIGAVVFVVAMIFIAVAAAAILAAKLMLFITLALAPVFIILALYRWTFRFTDGWLLLMVNLMVTQTLMMAFLAFLYQLIELAINTANNTATESKLSYVAPFVIVCLLGIVVFRFIPAFASAIVGGMAIGQGDGPLRGGLESWGRARHQVTGRAQIMRSGLGRRRTSADVHAARARAIQRETEKNGQL from the coding sequence TTGGCCGCGACCACGATCATCTCGGACATCTTCTCCAAGCTCGACGCCATCGGCGAGACCTTCATCAAGAACGCCTATGACGGTCTTGCGCTTCAGGTGAATGTCCTGTTCGGGGCGATGCTCACCCTCTATGTCATCTGGTGGGGCTACATGATCCTCGCCGGTCGGGAGGGGTTTTCGGTACCGGATGCGGCCTGGAGGCTCGGACGCGCCTTTTTCATCTACTATATGGCGACAAATTGGGGAGCGTTTTCCGCCACCCTCTACAAACTTGTGCAGGCCGTTCCGAACCTGATCTCCGACACGATCATCGAGTCGATCGCCGGCGCCGGCGGTATCCTCGACGGCGGAACGGATGACACGACCGGCGTCGTGAAGATCCTCGATGCTGTGTTCGAGACGGCTGGCAAGGTCTATGAGCAGGTGGCGACCGGCACCTTCGAATATGTCGGCGCATTGATCGGCGCGGTGGTCTTTGTCGTTGCGATGATCTTCATCGCCGTCGCAGCGGCCGCGATCCTCGCCGCCAAGCTGATGCTGTTCATCACGCTGGCGCTTGCGCCGGTGTTCATCATCCTGGCGCTCTATCGCTGGACCTTCCGCTTCACCGACGGCTGGCTGCTGCTGATGGTAAACCTGATGGTGACGCAGACCCTGATGATGGCGTTCCTCGCCTTCCTCTACCAGCTCATCGAACTGGCCATCAACACGGCCAACAACACCGCGACAGAAAGCAAGCTCTCCTATGTCGCGCCCTTCGTAATCGTCTGCCTGCTCGGGATCGTGGTGTTCCGTTTCATTCCGGCTTTCGCGAGTGCGATCGTAGGCGGTATGGCGATCGGGCAGGGTGATGGGCCGTTGAGGGGCGGGTTGGAGTCATGGGGTCGTGCCCGTCACCAGGTTACCGGTCGCGCTCAGATTATGAGGAGCGGTCTCGGTCGACGCCGGACGTCCGCCGATGTCCATGCTGCTCGGGCGCGCGCTATCCAGCGTGAAACAGAAAAGAATGGGCAACTTTAA
- a CDS encoding virB8 family protein gives MTNAEPAENTSETPPIDLTAYWKAGASWEAELYRKERRSRKIAWTVATVAGISTLLSLSALNLLVPLKQFEAVVVIADKTTGFVEVARSLDESKLTENDAIKTANIVRYIRARETYDPRALKDNYDLAQLYSTGQASADLRHDFEPSNPQSKDKVLGRNTRVAVTIKSVSFLNASTATVRFSTETRRDNTLRREHWVSVVRFRYTTAPLKNEYRFDNPLGFQVVEYRRDQESLPEVLPAEKAVR, from the coding sequence ATGACCAACGCAGAGCCAGCTGAAAATACGTCCGAAACCCCGCCGATCGATCTCACCGCCTATTGGAAAGCCGGCGCATCTTGGGAGGCCGAGCTTTATCGCAAGGAGCGTCGCTCCCGGAAGATCGCCTGGACGGTTGCCACTGTCGCCGGTATTTCCACGCTGCTCAGCCTGTCGGCACTCAATCTCCTCGTTCCCCTGAAGCAGTTCGAGGCCGTGGTGGTGATCGCCGACAAGACCACCGGCTTCGTCGAGGTTGCCCGTTCCCTCGACGAAAGTAAGCTCACCGAGAACGATGCCATCAAGACCGCCAACATCGTCCGTTATATCCGGGCTCGCGAGACCTACGACCCTCGGGCGCTGAAGGACAATTACGATCTCGCCCAGCTCTATTCGACCGGGCAGGCTTCGGCAGACCTCCGCCATGACTTCGAGCCGTCGAACCCGCAGTCCAAGGACAAGGTACTCGGCCGCAACACGCGCGTCGCCGTCACCATCAAGTCGGTCTCCTTCCTCAACGCCTCCACGGCGACCGTCCGATTCTCGACCGAGACGCGGCGCGACAATACCCTTCGCCGCGAACACTGGGTCTCCGTGGTTCGGTTCCGCTATACGACCGCACCATTGAAGAACGAATATCGCTTCGACAATCCGCTTGGCTTCCAGGTCGTCGAATATAGGCGCGACCAGGAATCGTTGCCGGAAGTGCTGCCAGCGGAGAAGGCGGTTCGATGA
- a CDS encoding TrbG/VirB9 family P-type conjugative transfer protein, producing the protein MMRRSLLALVALTLFATATTSTAADPRIRYITFNNNAVVTVPAGLGVSTMIQLGSSEVIETISAGDTASWSIVPKKGSGILFVKPLREKAETNVNIVTNQRVYALLLKGSAAADLRAAFQVRFKYPDEDVNARLLAAAQESAKDPLLKDLDPNRLNYDYVFKGDTSLKPRVAFDDGTHLYLEFPDEIPAIFVVEGKRQESLVNLRTQGKYVVVDKIAAQFTLRAGDKWLCLYNRQANRQSFDLIEDAYGPKRLGHKEERQR; encoded by the coding sequence ATGATGCGGAGATCTCTCCTCGCCCTCGTAGCGCTCACGCTATTTGCCACAGCGACCACCTCCACCGCGGCCGATCCCCGTATCCGCTACATCACCTTCAACAACAATGCCGTCGTCACCGTGCCGGCCGGCCTTGGTGTCTCCACGATGATCCAGCTTGGCAGCTCCGAGGTGATCGAGACCATTTCGGCCGGCGATACCGCCAGCTGGTCGATCGTGCCGAAGAAGGGATCCGGCATCCTGTTCGTGAAGCCTCTGCGCGAAAAAGCCGAGACGAACGTCAATATCGTCACCAACCAGCGCGTCTATGCCCTGCTCCTGAAAGGCTCGGCCGCGGCGGACCTGCGCGCCGCCTTTCAGGTGCGGTTCAAATATCCCGATGAAGACGTCAATGCCCGGCTGCTGGCCGCCGCGCAGGAGAGCGCCAAGGATCCGTTGCTGAAGGATCTCGATCCGAACCGCTTGAACTACGATTATGTATTCAAGGGTGACACGAGCCTGAAGCCGCGCGTCGCCTTCGATGACGGCACGCATCTGTATCTGGAGTTCCCCGACGAAATCCCCGCGATCTTTGTGGTCGAAGGCAAGCGCCAGGAGTCGCTCGTCAACCTGCGCACGCAGGGGAAATATGTCGTCGTCGACAAGATCGCGGCGCAGTTCACGCTGCGCGCCGGCGACAAATGGCTCTGCCTCTATAACCGGCAGGCCAATCGCCAATCCTTCGACCTCATCGAGGACGCCTACGGGCCTAAGCGCCTCGGCCACAAAGAGGAGCGCCAGCGGTGA
- a CDS encoding transglycosylase SLT domain-containing protein: protein MRRAIILLLSATMAGAPAPSAWADIPVIDDDVKDKRAEDEEHSKKDTETQADQLEEQEITNCNISQKEKNRRLYRSPAQAVKEDAKNVELIKHYAEKYNVPVGLALSVAHAESGISTCSGSPTGVKGVMQLTKRTGKGMGFDRDINEENIEGGVKYLGMGVNKCGSTDYACLASWYNGSTAAEQKNWAGKVGRNHTWFNAYAGGSNIEDISSPSYKSYVDYGSGATRSSNSAAAGAVDRAVSGIDASSARVQEAGRRIDALSASVGASEIYQDAWDDNTQARAVNAELLNNLITARNLFNELLQARMQMRLSKTSETAKTLKSDSKVNPYSCDPVILEAMKVPREDWPRCAVVAAADADSEILSSGGTDRSIGDNLTSIQNAANAAD from the coding sequence ATGCGTAGAGCGATCATTCTCCTGCTGTCCGCGACAATGGCCGGAGCGCCTGCGCCGTCGGCCTGGGCCGATATTCCTGTCATCGATGACGATGTGAAGGACAAGCGTGCCGAGGACGAGGAACACTCGAAGAAGGACACGGAAACGCAAGCCGACCAGCTTGAAGAACAGGAAATCACCAACTGCAACATCTCCCAGAAGGAGAAGAACCGGCGGCTCTACCGCTCGCCGGCGCAGGCCGTGAAAGAGGATGCGAAGAACGTCGAGCTGATCAAGCACTATGCCGAAAAGTACAACGTGCCCGTCGGTCTTGCCCTTTCGGTGGCGCATGCGGAGTCGGGGATTTCGACGTGCTCGGGATCGCCGACCGGCGTCAAGGGCGTTATGCAGCTGACGAAGCGGACCGGCAAGGGCATGGGCTTCGACCGCGACATCAACGAGGAGAATATCGAGGGCGGCGTCAAATATCTCGGCATGGGCGTCAACAAATGCGGCAGCACCGACTATGCCTGCCTCGCCTCCTGGTACAACGGATCGACCGCGGCCGAGCAGAAGAACTGGGCGGGAAAAGTTGGACGGAACCACACCTGGTTCAACGCCTATGCCGGCGGCTCGAACATCGAGGATATCTCCTCTCCCTCGTATAAATCCTATGTCGACTATGGCTCGGGCGCGACGCGCAGCTCGAACAGCGCCGCGGCCGGCGCGGTCGACAGGGCCGTTTCCGGGATCGACGCAAGTTCGGCGCGCGTCCAGGAGGCAGGCCGGCGCATCGATGCGCTGTCGGCGTCCGTCGGCGCCTCCGAGATCTATCAGGATGCCTGGGACGACAACACGCAGGCGCGTGCCGTCAATGCCGAGCTTCTGAACAACCTGATTACCGCCCGCAACCTCTTCAACGAGCTGCTGCAGGCGCGCATGCAGATGCGGCTTTCGAAAACATCGGAGACCGCCAAGACCCTGAAATCCGACAGCAAGGTCAATCCCTATAGCTGCGATCCGGTCATCCTTGAGGCGATGAAGGTGCCGCGCGAGGATTGGCCGCGCTGCGCGGTGGTCGCGGCCGCCGACGCCGACAGCGAAATCCTGTCGTCCGGCGGCACGGATCGCTCGATTGGCGACAATCTCACATCCATCCAGAACGCCGCCAACGCGGCCGATTAA
- the virB10 gene encoding type IV secretion system protein VirB10, translating to MSKIDFDHLDGQSSVASDRNGRLGKLALPLLLVAGVGVLAYVNWPAGPQNPTVADGTGETFETSNSSIRNFPDEPVKQAADPNLVQIPVEEKKPVDPATVDVKVNEGDDLEKLRQIEEARRRAEEERLRMEEARRRAEEEARLAELEAKRREEEEKARWERLRSEQIVLDGSNRETLSGDQTVTIADDGQLVAVPGAESDANKAFLAQSEKQTAGIVKATRFDRTDALVAQGTMIRGFLETAINTDLPGMVRAVVREDVRSLDGGRILIPKGSRLIGEYKSGLARGQKRIFIVWSRVIRSDGVSVEIASPGADRLGRAGLTGEIDTHFWERFGSAIMLSVIGGAAEYVSSLGNTASESARSISTVDPITGAVTTITTEPSRTATEARSIAAEKSSAILQDIANEAFKESSKIPPTIYVAQGESIIVFLRRDLDFSTFYADPVRQEMMRLKRGGQIRRNVDPTPYYPVAPVYK from the coding sequence GTGAGCAAGATCGACTTCGACCACCTCGATGGACAAAGCAGCGTGGCGAGCGACCGCAATGGCCGCCTCGGAAAGCTGGCCTTGCCGCTCCTCCTTGTCGCCGGCGTCGGCGTGCTTGCCTATGTCAACTGGCCCGCTGGACCGCAGAACCCGACTGTGGCGGACGGAACCGGCGAGACTTTCGAGACCTCCAATTCAAGCATCCGCAATTTCCCGGATGAGCCTGTCAAGCAGGCCGCCGATCCAAACCTCGTGCAGATTCCCGTCGAGGAGAAGAAGCCGGTCGATCCCGCAACGGTCGACGTCAAAGTCAATGAGGGCGATGATCTCGAAAAGCTCCGCCAGATCGAAGAGGCGCGGCGGCGAGCCGAGGAAGAACGGCTTCGGATGGAAGAGGCGCGCCGGCGCGCAGAAGAGGAAGCGAGGCTTGCCGAGCTGGAAGCCAAACGCCGGGAGGAGGAGGAAAAGGCACGGTGGGAGCGGCTGCGCTCCGAACAGATTGTGCTTGACGGCTCGAACCGGGAGACACTCTCCGGCGACCAGACGGTGACCATCGCCGACGATGGCCAGCTCGTCGCGGTTCCCGGCGCGGAAAGCGATGCCAACAAGGCGTTTCTCGCCCAGTCGGAAAAGCAGACGGCCGGCATCGTCAAGGCGACCCGCTTCGACCGGACGGATGCGCTGGTCGCACAAGGCACCATGATCCGTGGTTTCCTCGAGACGGCGATCAACACCGACCTGCCGGGGATGGTGCGCGCTGTCGTGCGCGAAGATGTCCGCTCTCTTGACGGCGGCCGCATCCTCATTCCGAAGGGCTCGCGCCTGATCGGGGAATACAAGTCCGGGCTGGCGCGCGGCCAGAAGCGCATCTTCATCGTATGGTCCCGCGTCATTCGCTCGGACGGGGTCTCTGTCGAGATCGCCTCTCCGGGAGCCGACCGCCTCGGCCGCGCCGGGCTCACTGGCGAAATAGACACGCATTTCTGGGAGCGGTTCGGTTCTGCGATTATGTTGTCGGTGATCGGCGGCGCGGCGGAATACGTCTCGTCCCTCGGCAACACCGCCTCGGAAAGCGCACGCTCCATTTCGACCGTCGATCCCATCACCGGCGCGGTCACGACCATCACCACCGAGCCGAGCCGCACGGCCACCGAAGCACGTTCGATCGCCGCCGAGAAATCCTCGGCCATCCTTCAGGACATTGCAAACGAGGCTTTCAAGGAAAGCTCGAAGATTCCGCCGACAATCTATGTCGCCCAGGGCGAGTCCATCATCGTATTTCTGCGCCGCGACCTCGATTTCTCCACTTTCTATGCCGATCCGGTCCGGCAGGAGATGATGCGGCTGAAACGCGGTGGGCAAATCCGGCGCAACGTCGATCCAACGCCCTACTATCCTGTCGCGCCGGTCTACAAATGA